A genomic window from Plasmodium malariae genome assembly, chromosome: 10 includes:
- the PmUG01_10013500 gene encoding conserved Plasmodium protein, unknown function, protein MPILNNVLNTKELIKLNTSNFLHKFILRELHIQCPPSTLCDKYCVKKTYDNGLIKKTNRIRLLFFYKNGKFFHDVKKRKLTRFKSKKKRNKFVTNSGKKFLLQGVHIDMLNEELKSVEKKINEKNIIENKDKKVTSADFKYPSQRLYKANEEEINLIRKSEGQYYLPLECENSTIIRLIDIKNKVSSPIFRCVRNSKFGLRKNERTFFFYYSSFICSFFFSMGIWQYKKMEKKKFLIDYILHNLNKPIIVINDFDFPWFDDFLILKKNYKILNENLAQYDEKESKLLSSINLLEIVLRVLTFYEKVRVFHGRIIRKKKDLCCNDNSNNKPNGGDKICVNEADEKKGEEGEDAELYNKKKNVENGNKLTVDLENISSVYEWINRIRNENALLKLYRKMSKKDLTEDELKKLVLEKYKYRKVQLTGVLDTTKEFYIGPKIHEFNKKKKYYYVICPLFLKSGKCILVNRGLISEEILEEKKNEIPKIVTLRGILDPGELYECPFKKIKNFSNKSVYSNYFFYYDTEEICQYANISDLEGSSFFIANIYDIIFHEDYNNDIRTDYYSNYNKGNTKELDSNLKKLNDITINDMDRESQERIKRLLKNSDSAKKAENGTFQNIKPFRYDEHFIHKKKKEYFKFYADETTHFNYACQWFLFAFVFSTISVFKFIQLKKWIF, encoded by the coding sequence ATGcctattttaaataatgtacTAAATACTAAGGAATTAATTAAGTTGAACAcatctaattttttacataaatttatacttCGCGAACTTCATATACAGTGCCCCCCTTCTACTTTATGTGACAAGTACtgtgtaaaaaaaacatacgATAATGGATTAATTAAGAAAACGAATAGAATAAGGTTACTGTTCTTTTATAAGAATGGAAAATTTTTCCATGATGTAAAAAAGAGGAAGCTAACAAGGTtcaaatcaaaaaaaaagagaaacaaATTTGTAACAAATTCCGGAAAGAAATTCCTTCTACAGGGGGTTCATATTGATATGTTAAATGAGGAATTAAAAAGtgtagagaaaaaaattaatgaaaaaaatataattgaaaataaagaCAAAAAAGTTACTTCAGCAGATTTTAAGTATCCAAGTCAAAGGCTTTATAAAGCAAATGaggaagaaataaatttaataaggAAAAGTGAAGGTCAATATTACTTACCATTAGAATGTGAAAATAGTACTATTATAAGACTAATtgatataaagaataaagtGTCTTCACCAATTTTTCGATGCGTCCGTAATAGTAAATTTGGactaagaaaaaatgaaagaactttttttttttattattcttcttttatttgttctttttttttttcaatggGAATATGGCAATATaagaaaatggaaaaaaagaaatttttaattgatTACATTTTACACAATTTAAATAAACCAATTATAGTTATTAATGATTTTGACTTTCCATGGTTTGAtgactttttaattttaaaaaagaattacaaaatattgaATGAGAATTTAGCACAAtatgatgaaaaagaaagtaAACTTTTAAGTAGCATTAATTTATTAGAAATAGTTCTTAGAGTACTAACCTTTTATGAGAAGGTAAGAGTTTTCCATGGAAGgataattagaaaaaaaaaagatttatgCTGTAATGataacagtaacaataaaCCAAATGGTGGGGATAAAATATGTGTTAATGAAgcagatgaaaaaaaaggtgaAGAAGGAGAAGATGCAgagttatataataaaaaaaaaaatgtagaaaatgGGAATAAATTAACCGTtgatttagaaaatatttcaagTGTTTATGAGTGGATAAATCGAATAAGAAATGAAAACGCATTATTGAAGTTATATAGGAAAATGAGTAAAAAGGATTTAACAGAAGATGAACTTAAAAAACTTGTccttgaaaaatataaatacaggAAAGTTCAGTTAACAGGAGTACTCGATACAACtaaagaattttatatagGACCCAAAATACatgaatttaataaaaagaaaaagtattattatgtaatttgtccattatttttaaaaagtggaaaatgtatattagtAAATAGAGGATTAATATCTGAAGAAAtattagaagaaaaaaagaatgaaatacCAAAAATAGTTACATTAAGAGGAATATTAGATCCAGGTGAGTTATATGAATGCCCTttcaaaaagataaaaaatttttcaaataaaagtGTTTATagtaactattttttttattatgacaCTGAAGAAATTTGTCAGTATGCGAATATTTCCGATTTGGAAGGttcctcattttttattgcaaatatatatgacataatatttcatgaagactataataatgatataagaACGGATTATTACTCGAATTACAATAAGGGTAATACAAAGGAATTAGAttctaatttaaaaaagttaaatgaTATTACCATAAATGATATGGATAGAGAAAGTCAAGAAAGGATTAAGCGGTTGTTGAAAAATAGTGATAGTGCAAAAAAGGCTGAAAATGGcacttttcaaaatattaaaccCTTTCGATATGATGAacattttatacataaaaagaaaaaagaatattttaaattttatgctGATGAAACAACGCATTTTAATTATGCATGTCAGTGGTTTCTTTTTGCGTTTGTCTTTTCAACAATATCTGTATTTAAATTCATACAGTTGAAAAAATGGATTTTTTGA
- the PmUG01_10013400 gene encoding conserved Plasmodium protein, unknown function — translation MNDLNNNDILKNYKKSLNDFKNIGNPTSKLNLQKDMENYNEKVSDTNVQNENACSYYTKNDEHEIFTNKNNFNIDSFLVDISLCDSTTCDRNKFKNIINKKEQKSEKDKLYDSLFNVHQDKLKVKSNFIINNSIVNYDINLNNSLNRISKINFMQKFRRNARNYHSNTRRERRMNVLERINQGNSDTVVTTKFSTTSSNNKQKLKSLYNFKVDFESTHSYQAKENDKNDRPLENNTYFNNSKNSYKNNMDKIEKTKENKLNSNLPKDNENKRKKKHISDNINSVDIKYPTILNSKNNFPFYFNYSGISENFKSLNNVQMSNNSNYVKTSYDQIKKIILEDMPSDSNTWEGNNISPTAKNELIFEVNKEKEYFNISSYLNKPIQVTTDNDQKTKMVEAQKKEDLVNKNKKNNSKTSFAYLTNGCKEQKQYLQNLEKFNDHLKNYSLEEANIHIKNYNLRHSFDFDRNGKSTINDNSIKNKYLKKKAEKSNTKLNMYESFLDFEKEFKNKKNLENLIKKKSEKNTELFLKFSGNEKKNILHYVTKNNNSLKCTYKEYKKSGIFQPVSLGKINNVSKNQAIREESSNVINIPINFKLKKKLKNCKNNDNTHNESVKTKQNDIFPLLNGYYTNFSNTQELKNYKYSFFNKSEIYETNGLVIPFLKKDIMNEKNMHVENLFSLNDDFNSNIDGTLGIYSTKCNKNEEKKVILKNNNVTYDKEHKNSYIRMQNAHNDNANISTGISMLHKNIFHRQEIHQQIIGLQTENSTQETQSERKEIHSEYNNYNFNKSEKCVVYNTKGSNSEEYCHKVKNEQNLVIHNLNLVINGEDKHKKVEHDDCLNDIIFERENKTNADMTSKNKSSKNGDEKTAESTYLSNQWENFHCIFSRDPNNEFALIKNTENYNDHNNSFDSVNRNGKDNTPGSMHGEDFYGNINDIIKEGECNTNISQIKDEICSAKYCNNEQNDCVNNENKCTNGKYRTSNETEKKENVSVQTGGELVQKTEVKDVLINTESDVNILEYNTKNNINIKEGDNKNFNEKIKSEINSNELKNVNYNIGMKNEKNGIYNETPNNHVEIMSEDAKDGDAEYQTDEKHMKNQNNSNKIECLKDEVKSENENSHSRNIYNICEIDDKCTKETTYAGNEKKESKENEFIIYNENVKSSYNYNKCKSDFDREVEKNYQNEQEKHRNIYEKREHENRICRKEIQVESKIYGEEEKGSKVYNENNHIDNYTQVSQNKKNEHKYEKDGTLNSVDTRIAVNEDILYESREHENQNDIEKNEQITIENDNINSEMVTENGNKNGNKNGESTTKRTNKICEITEDNVNKSIGIMNKTFGKSFKYKSPDENYDFNKNTGDKNISDVQKASCVNKSDNMYSERNLDEKIFLTINERFKSDNLEQSNEEIENLIQENDLDKYSHNTKCLNNYSNSTNEAYTFPTNEYSEKKNNISKEKVELYKLLENSSFENINKIETMNEELEEEIPYKSNRLKEEKTNSENHKSNKDSHSKHNSYIEINEISSNEIIKEFNCLYIKINKYNLFKYLNINEERLNYINSLYDSFDYLNKTIKIENDNRHENKIYHSYKNETDIIKSDIYKKCFEEKMNNIFNSKLQENHDVNIYSDISIFDGKDITHENRNHFHDKSRSINGELQEKINDTINTNKSVDSNISNKKLQNDLINCSDLNFCQRINLETQEKQRVHSDMGNLSSSDENENNDNEDNICYEDIKRNVWLQNTDLHKKMKRKNIVKYIQLESVKCILLFCYLYSVKYFQGLHDMVISLFYLNLEPYEIFCVFEKILHYYAPYLYLGNKSKCISPLNDVKLGKYMDNYNLSDITIDICNYNGRLFKLLFQFFFPRVSHYFDTTVNHTWPSFLFINLNFSKFNNVFCLLYTWLRLIEIKDEGNEVSCDFILYLLSFFMYKLKIIKNKFYKKGNLHKINNTTKYSSFECFKKNEREAQIVAQINASIPKVYLDAENQKRLEYIEEQIANKKEEKIANEEEDKKKDKVSEENKDKDSDKNEEKDSDKNEEKDSDKNEEKDSDKNEDKESDKNEDKESERNEDKKTDEIEDIEADKGCEESVQIHITEKEHSMNLYKESKEREKDEKTKREDIRKRKLSKYCTDMFSFFFECNSSFDEHFCDNYEMHIDQIMENIKKIKEMIPISIMDFIISYNSKYQKNEHLADSEGYIKNEKLSNNLMKYIDDNICLHIKISDLLYIHNNGNSYEFVFIRLLNQKIVLSKLKFISSSKLGIEDFVHFKNIHEFLSYKKKLRSTLNGHKKILYIIIHHTDEKDIQLDDNDINPCNKSPHTNKTNTSANEKNVVNKKIYMNMIFFKRKNKENNKICENLNDPMLDKNPLHSFIITVLKNNFKHLTILQDHSCVIKIINEKKSVAVETNDNNSLRENSFFFQMFNKVKNKIYENIAKDNAAKKDNSLKINFLQNNLKFSLKNSNFKMFSDRKIKKRTNFKNKQKIIIYSKSILRKKKSEKPKNRLNNKLENTLLNKVEYKLNRRMPFALRKYIESNTVVLLNNFKENNGKTNDNFKLSKKNNIDAINNNSNIKNNFVFKEGKKLKLTTNAYGHDIMYSHFKKKRREQKLKKTIFAVSKRRETNLIKIKIPSDITPNKKTNSYHQKNYTTRTLRDYYNHKKNVILINNTHIDKYINQNERKRLNKEKKIIFLQFQEHFLSNMLSEKLSKDKNKESYENKYVQTKINTNAFCTKLSKVSDLNKILNK, via the coding sequence ATGAATGATTTGAATAATAACGACATATTGAAGAATTATAAGAAAAGCTTAAacgattttaaaaatattggaaACCCTACTTCAAAATTGAATTTACAGAAAGACAtggaaaattataatgaaaaagttaGTGACACAAACgtgcaaaatgaaaatgctTGTTCCTATTATACCAAAAATGATGAACATGAAATAtttactaataaaaataactttaataTAGATTCATTCTTAGTTGATATATCTTTATGTGATTCAACAACATGTGATAGGAAcaaatttaagaatataataaataaaaaagaacaaaaatcaGAAAAAGACAAACTATATGATAGCCTTTTTAATGTACATcaagataaattaaaagtaaaaagtaattttataattaataatagcatagttaattatgatataaatCTAAATAACTCTCTTAACAGaattagtaaaataaattttatgcaaaaatttagaagaaaTGCACGCAATTACCATAGCAATACAAGACGTGAACGCAGAATGAATGTATTAGAACGTATAAATCAAGGTAATAGTGACACTGTGGTCACCACTAAATTCAGTACCACTAGCAGTAACAACAAACAGAAGCTAAAGAGTTTATATAACTTTAAAGTAGATTTTGAAAGTACCCATTCATACCAAGCAAaggaaaatgataaaaatgacaGACCACTTGAAAATAACAcgtattttaataattcaaaaaattcttataaaaataatatggataaaatagaaaaaacaaaagaaaacaaaCTTAATTCGAATCTTCCTAAGGacaatgaaaataaaaggaaaaaaaaacacatatCTGACAACATAAACTCTGTAGATATAAAATACCCAACTATTCTaaacagtaaaaataattttccattttactTCAATTATTCAGGCATTTCCGAAAACTTTAAAAGTTTAAATAATGTTCAAATGAGTAATAACTCTAATTACGTAAAAACTAGTTATgatcaaattaaaaaaataattctagAAGATATGCCTTCCGATAGCAACACTTGGGAAGGAAACAATATTTCTCCAACAGCAAAGAATGAACTAATCTTTGAAgtgaataaagaaaaagaatattttaatatttcaagTTATTTAAATAAGCCCATTCAAGTAACAACAGACAATGatcaaaaaacaaaaatggtcgaagcacaaaaaaaagaggaccttgtaaataaaaataaaaagaataattcaAAGACTTCTTTTGCCTATTTAACAAATGGATGCAAAGAACAAAAACAGTATCTacaaaatttagaaaaatttaatgatCATCTAAAGAACTATTCTCTGGAAGAAGCAAATATACacattaaaaattacaatttgAGACATTCCTTTGATTTTGATCGAAACGGTAAGTCTACCATAAATGACAATTccataaaaaacaaatatttaaaaaaaaaagcggaAAAAAGTAACACTAAATTGAATATGTACGAAAGTTTCTTAGATTTTGAAAAagaattcaaaaataaaaagaatctTGAAAaccttattaaaaaaaagagtgaAAAAAACacagaattatttttaaaattttctggtaacgaaaaaaaaaatatacttcaTTATGTtacgaaaaataataattcccTAAAGTGCACATATAAAGAATACAAGAAAAGTGGTATTTTTCAACCTGTGTCTTTAGGCAAAATTAACAACGTTAGTAAAAACCAAGCAATAAGAGAAGAGAGCAgtaatgttataaatattcccattaattttaaattaaaaaaaaaattgaaaaattgcaaaaacaATGATAATACGCACAATGAATCAGTAAAAACTAAACAAAATGACATATTCCCACTGTTAAATGgatattatacaaatttttcaaatacgcaagaattgaaaaattataaatattctttttttaataaatcagAAATATATGAAACCAATGGACTTGTGATcccctttttaaaaaaagacatcatgaatgaaaaaaatatgcatgttgaaaatttatttagttTAAATGATGATTTCAACTCAAATATAGATGGGACATTGGGAATCTACTCaacaaaatgtaataaaaacgaggaaaaaaaagttatactcaaaaataataatgttactTATGACAAAGAACATAAGAATAGTTATATACGCATGCAAAACGCCCATAATGATAATGCCAATATAAGCACTGGCATAAGTATgcttcataaaaatatttttcaccGCCAAGAAATACACCAACAAATAATAGGATTACAGACAGAAAATAGTACTCAAGAAACTCAGtcagaaagaaaagaaatacatAGTGAGtataacaattataatttCAATAAATCTGAAAAATGTGTTGTGTATAACACAAAGGGAAGCAATAGTGAGGAATATTGTCATAAAGTAAAAAACGAGCAAAATTTAGTTATTCATAACTTAAATTTAGTTATAAATGGAGAAGACAAACATAAAAAGGTAGAACACGATGACTGTCTCAATGACATAATTTTTGAAcgagaaaataaaacaaatgcaGACATGacaagtaaaaataaaagctcCAAAAATGGTGATGAAAAAACAGCAGAGTCAACTTACTTATCAAATCAGTGGGAAAATTTCCATTGTATATTTTCAAGGGACCCAAATAATGAATTtgctttaataaaaaatacggaAAATTATAACGACCATAATAACTCATTTGATTCAGTAAACAGGAATGGAAAGGATAATACACCCGGATCTATGCATGGTGAAGATTTTTATGGAAATATTAACGATATAATTAAAGAAGGGGAAtgtaatacaaatataagtCAAATAAAGGATGAAATATGTTCTGcaaaatattgtaataatgaacaaaatgacTGTGTTAATAATGAGAATAAATGCACGAATGGAAAATACAGAACTAGTAatgaaacagaaaaaaaagaaaatgtaagTGTACAAACTGGAGGAGAATTAGTACAGAAGACAGAAGTAAAAGACGTACTAATAAATACTGAAAGTGACgttaatattttagaatataacaccaagaataatattaacataaagGAAGGggataacaaaaattttaatgagaaaataaaatctgAAATTAATAGCAATGAACtcaaaaatgttaattataatattggaatgaaaaatgaaaaaaatggtatATACAATGAAACACCCAATAACCATGTCGAAATTATGAGTGAAGATGCAAAAGATGGAGATGCAGAATATCAAACTGATGAGAAACATATGAAGAACCAAAATAACAGTAACAAAATTGAATGCTTAAAAGATGAAGTAAAAAGTGAAAACGAAAATTCACATTCGAgaaacatttataatatctGCGAAATAGATGATAAATGTACAAAAGAAACTACTTATGCGGgaaatgagaaaaaagaaagcaaagaaaatgaatttatcatatataatgaaaatgtaaaaagttcatataattacaataaatgTAAATCCGATTTTGACAGGGAAGTAGAAAAGAATTACCAAAATGAACAGGAAAAACATCGGAATATCTATGAAAAGAGAGAACACGAAAATAGGATATGCAGAAAAGAAATCCAAGTGGAATCTAAAATTTATGGTgaggaagaaaaaggaaGTAAAGTTTACAATGAAAATAATCATATTGATAATTACACTCAAGTAAgccaaaataaaaaaaatgaacataaatatgaaaaagatgGAACACTTAATAGTGTAGACACTAGGATAGCTGTAAATGAAGATATTCTTTATGAAAGCAGGGAACATGAAAATCAAAACGATATAGAAAAAAACGAACAAATTACAATTGAAAATGATAACATAAATAGCGAAATGGTGACAGAAAATGGTAATAAAAATGGTAATAAAAATGGTGAAAGTACAACAAAAAGAACCAATAAAATTTGCGAAATTACAGAAGACAATGTTAATAAAAGTATTGGAATTATGAATAAAACATTTGGTAAAAGCTTTAAATACAAAAGTCCAGATGAGAATTATGATTTTAACAAAAACACAggtgataaaaatatatcagaTGTACAGAAAGCTAGCTGTGTTAATAAAAGTGATAATATGTACAGTGAAAGAAACTTGGATGAAAAGATTTTTCTTACTATTAATGAACGATTTAAAAGTGACAATCTGGAACAAAGTAATGAggaaatagaaaatttaattcaAGAAAATGATTTAGATAAATACAGTCATAACAcaaaatgtttaaataattacaGTAATTCAACAAATGAGGCATACACTTTTCCAACTAATGaatattcagaaaaaaaaaacaatatatcaAAGGAGAAAGTGGAGCTTTACAAACTTTTAGAAAATTCATCTTTTGAAAACattaacaaaatagaaaCAATGAATGAAGAGTTAGAAGAGGAAATACCATACAAAAGTAATAGAttaaaggaagaaaaaacgAACAGTGAAAATCATAAAAGTAACAAAGACAGTCACAGTAAacataattcatatatagaaattaatgaaatttcaagcaatgaaataattaaggAATTTAATtgtctatatataaaaataaacaaatataatttatttaaatatttaaatatcaACGAAGAGAggttaaattatattaattctcTGTATGATTCATTTGATTATCTTAACAAAAccataaaaatagaaaacgATAATAGACATGAAAATAAGATTTATCACAGttacaaaaatgaaacagatattataaaaagtgacatatacaaaaaatgttttgaagagaaaatgaataacatttttaactCTAAATTACAGGAAAATCATGATGTTAACATATATTCCGATATAAGTATATTCGATGGAAAGGACATTACGCATGAAAATCGTAATCATTTTCATGACAAATCACGTAGCATCAATGGAGAGctacaagaaaaaataaatgacaCAATTAATACGAATAAATCTGTTGACTCCAACATTTCgaacaaaaaattacaaaatgatTTAATCAATTGTAGTGACTTAAATTTTTGCCAAAGAATAAATCTTGAAACACAAGAAAAACAAAGGGTGCACTCGGATATGGGAAATTTAAGCAGTTctgatgaaaatgaaaataatgacaATGAAGACAATATATGCTACGAAGACATTAAGCGAAATGTATGGTTACAAAATACAGATCTTCataaaaagatgaaaagaaaaaatatagttaaatatattcagTTAGAATCTGTTAagtgtatattattattttgttatttgtATAGCGTCAAATATTTTCAAGGCTTGCATGACATGGTCataagtttattttatttgaactTAGAAccatatgaaattttttgtgtttttgaaaaaattttacattattatgctccatatttatatttaggAAACAAAAGTAAATGTATATCCCCATTAAATGATGTAAAATTAGGTAAGTACATGGATAATTACAATTTATCAGATATAACTATTGACATCTGTAATTATAATGGAAGATTATTCAAGCTATTATTTCAGTTTTTTTTCCCTCGTGTTAGTCATTACTTTGATACAACAGTGAATCACACTTGGCcatcttttttattcattaatcTAAACTTTAGTAAATTCAATAATGTTTTTTGCTTGTTATACACATGGTTACgattaatagaaataaaagatGAAGGAAATGAAGTAAGCTGcgattttattctttatttattgtccttctttatgtataaattaaaaattattaaaaacaaattttacaaaaaaggGAACCTACACAAAATAAACAACACTACCAAATATTCATCAtttgaatgttttaaaaagaaCGAACGAGAAGCACAAATAGTAGCACAGATAAATGCCAGTATTCCCAAAGTGTATCTAGACGCAGAAAACCAGAAAAGGTTAGAATATATTGAAGAACAGAtagcaaataaaaaagaagaaaaaattgcaaaCGAAGAAgaggacaaaaaaaaagataaagtatcagaagaaaataaagataaagattcagataaaaatgaagaaaaagattcggacaaaaatgaagaaaaagattcggacaaaaatgaagaaaaagattcggacaaaaatgaagataaagAATCAGATAAGAATGAAGATAAAGAATCAGAAAGAAATGAAGATAAGAAAACAGACGAAATTGAAGATATAGAAGCAGACAAAGGATGCGAAGAATCggtacaaatacatataacagAAAAGGAACATTCAATGAATCTATATAAGGAAAGTaaagaaagagaaaaggatgaaaaaacaaaaagagaagatattagaaaaagaaaacttTCTAAATACTGTACAGACATgttctctttcttttttgaatGTAATTCATCTTTTGATGAACATTTTTGTGATAACTATGAAATGCACATAGATCAAATCATggaaaatatcaaaaaaattaaagagaTGATTCCCATAAGTATTATGGATTTTATCATCAGTTATAATTcgaaatatcaaaaaaacgAGCACCTAGCAGACTCTGAAGggtacataaaaaatgaaaaattatcaaataatttaatgaaatatatagatGATAATATCTGcctacatataaaaatttctgacttattgtatattcataataacgGAAACAGCTAtgaatttgtttttattagaTTATTAAACCAAAAGATTGTTCTAAGTAAACTCAAATTTATTAGTTCAAGTAAGTTGGGCATAGAagattttgttcattttaaaaatatacatgaatttttaagttataaaaaaaaattgcgaTCTACACTTAATGgccataaaaaaatactatatattatcattcaTCATACCGATGAAAAAGATATACAACTGGATGACAATGATATTAATCCTTGCAACAAGAGCCCACATACAAATAAGACAAATACATCtgcaaatgaaaaaaatgtagttaataaaaaaatatacatgaacatgattttctttaaaagaaaaaacaaagaaaataataaaatctgcgaaaatttaaatgatcCCATGTTAGACAAAAACCCCCTACATAGTTTTATCATAACagtgttaaaaaataattttaagcaTTTAACTATTCTTCAAGATCATTCTTGTGTtatcaaaataattaatgaaaaaaaaagtgtagcAGTAGAaacaaatgataataattcattaagagaaaatagttttttctttcaaatGTTTAACAAAGTGAAAAACAAGATTTACGAAAATATTGCAAAAGATAATGCAGCAAAAAAAGACAactctttaaaaattaactttttgcaaaataatttgaagttttcattaaaaaattctaattttaaaatgttcagCGACAGGaagataaagaaaagaacaaattttaagaataaacaaaaaataattatatattctaaaaGTATCCttaggaaaaagaaaagtgaaaaaccaaaaaataGATTAAACAATAAGTTAGAAAATACATTGCTGAACAAAGtagaatataaattaaatagaaGGATGCCTTTTGCTCTTAGGAAATATATTGAAAGTAATACAGTTGTGTTACTTaacaattttaaagaaaataatggTAAGacaaatgataattttaagttaagcaaaaaaaataatattgatgCTATCAATAATAactcaaatataaaaaataacttcGTATTTAAGGAAGGGAAGAAGCTAAAGTTAACAACAAATGCTTATGGTCATGATATTATGTATtctcattttaaaaaaaaaaggagagaaCAAAAACTGAAGAAAACTATTTTTGCTGTCTCAAAAAGAAGAGAGACGAATTtaatcaaaattaaaataccCAGTGACATAACTCCAAATAAAAAGACCAATTCTTAccatcaaaaaaattatacaactAGAACTCTTAGGGACTAttataatcataaaaaaaatgttattctGATTAATAATACACAcattgataaatatattaatcaaaatgaaagaaagaggttaaataaagaaaaaaaaataatcttttTACAGTTCCAAGAACACTTTTTGAGTAACATGTTATCAGAAAAATTATCAAAagacaaaaataaagaatcttatgaaaacaaatatgtacaaactaaaattaatacaaatgCCTTCTGTACAAAGCTTTCAAAAGTCAGTGATCTCAACAAAATTctgaataaataa